From the genome of Parazoarcus communis, one region includes:
- a CDS encoding LegC family aminotransferase has product MKDFVERVTAVLGVTEAPLALHEPAFSGNELAYVRECLDTGWVSTAGKFVDEFESRLAELSGARHAIAVVNGTAGLHAALHVSGVLAGDEVLVPTVSFVATANAVSQCGAVPHFVDCAPDTYGMSPAALAEHLRQVAEPAGGGFRNRHTGRRLAAIVPMHVFGHPVDIEPLLDLAARYRMPVVEDAAEALGARIGDRSAGTFGVAGVLSFNGNKIITTGGGGAVLTNDADVARRLKHLTTTAKAAHRWDFVHDEVAFNYRMPNLNAALGCAQLERLPEILRRKKGLADAYAHAFADAPDFRFVDEVRGRSSNNWLNAIELSASMSGRRDEFLEAAREAGYQCRPVWRLLHRLKPYAACPRMGLSVAESLEQRIINLPSSPQLFREVA; this is encoded by the coding sequence GTGAAAGATTTCGTCGAACGTGTGACCGCAGTGCTCGGGGTCACGGAGGCGCCGCTGGCGCTGCATGAACCCGCTTTTTCCGGGAATGAACTGGCCTACGTCAGGGAATGTCTGGACACAGGCTGGGTGTCGACCGCCGGGAAGTTCGTCGATGAGTTCGAATCAAGGCTTGCAGAGCTGAGCGGAGCGAGACATGCGATTGCCGTGGTGAATGGCACCGCTGGATTGCATGCTGCGTTACACGTTTCGGGCGTGCTCGCCGGCGATGAGGTGCTGGTGCCGACGGTGAGTTTCGTTGCGACGGCAAATGCCGTTTCTCAATGTGGAGCAGTTCCGCATTTCGTGGATTGTGCTCCCGACACCTACGGAATGAGTCCTGCGGCCCTGGCGGAGCATCTGCGACAGGTTGCAGAACCAGCTGGTGGCGGTTTCCGCAACAGGCATACCGGGCGCAGGCTCGCAGCAATCGTGCCGATGCACGTGTTCGGTCATCCGGTGGACATCGAGCCTCTTCTCGACCTCGCTGCCCGCTACCGGATGCCCGTTGTGGAAGACGCGGCCGAAGCGCTTGGCGCCAGGATCGGAGATCGAAGTGCGGGGACGTTTGGTGTAGCCGGGGTGCTCAGCTTCAATGGCAACAAGATCATCACGACCGGCGGTGGAGGTGCGGTGTTGACAAACGATGCCGATGTCGCGCGTCGTCTCAAGCATCTGACGACCACTGCAAAGGCGGCGCATCGATGGGATTTCGTACACGATGAGGTTGCTTTCAACTACCGGATGCCGAATCTGAACGCGGCCTTGGGCTGCGCGCAGCTTGAGCGTCTGCCCGAGATTCTGCGCAGAAAGAAGGGACTGGCAGATGCTTACGCCCATGCGTTTGCGGACGCACCGGATTTCCGGTTCGTCGACGAAGTGCGAGGCCGCTCCAGCAACAACTGGCTCAATGCGATTGAGCTGTCGGCCTCGATGAGCGGTCGGCGTGACGAGTTTCTGGAGGCTGCTCGCGAAGCCGGCTATCAGTGTCGTCCGGTCTGGAGGCTGCTGCACCGGTTGAAGCCCTACGCAGCTTGTCCACGAATGGGTCTGTCGGTAGCCGAGTCCCTTGAGCAACGCATCATCAATCTGCCGAGCAGTCCGCAACTGTTTCGCGAGGTGGCGTAG
- a CDS encoding NAD-dependent 4,6-dehydratase LegB yields MKTILVTGADGFIGSHLTETLVRRGFNVRPFVLYNSFNSWGWLDHAAPEIRDELDVFAGDIRDPNGVRTAMKGCDAVLHLAALIAIPYSYHSPDTYVDTNIKGTLNVLQAARELELSRVVHTSTSEVYGTARFVPITEEHPLQGQSPYSASKIGADQLAYSFHASFGLPVVIARPFNTYGPRQSARAVIPTVIAQIASGMRRLKLGAVHPTRDFNYVADTVNAFIAALQSDKGVGEVVNFGSNYEISIGDTVKLIADVMGVEVEIETDDVRLRPAKSEVERLWADNAKAQSLFGWSPAYGGIEGLRRGLAETAEWFSDPSNLSGYKPGTYNI; encoded by the coding sequence TTGAAGACAATACTTGTTACCGGTGCCGATGGCTTTATCGGTTCGCACCTCACTGAGACCCTTGTGCGTCGGGGGTTCAATGTGCGGCCATTCGTTCTTTATAACTCGTTCAACTCGTGGGGCTGGCTCGACCATGCAGCGCCCGAGATTCGGGACGAGCTTGATGTTTTTGCTGGCGACATTCGCGATCCAAACGGTGTTCGCACTGCCATGAAAGGATGTGATGCGGTCCTGCATCTTGCAGCGCTCATTGCCATTCCGTACTCGTATCACTCCCCAGATACCTATGTCGACACCAATATCAAGGGTACCTTGAACGTACTCCAGGCTGCCCGCGAACTGGAGCTTTCACGTGTGGTGCACACCTCGACCAGCGAGGTCTATGGGACTGCGCGTTTCGTTCCGATTACTGAAGAGCATCCGCTACAAGGGCAGTCGCCATACTCCGCGTCCAAGATTGGAGCGGATCAGCTGGCCTATTCCTTCCATGCGTCGTTTGGCTTGCCCGTGGTGATCGCGAGACCCTTCAATACCTATGGTCCAAGACAGTCTGCGCGGGCTGTTATCCCAACTGTGATCGCCCAGATTGCAAGCGGCATGCGACGTTTGAAGCTGGGTGCTGTGCACCCCACTCGCGATTTCAACTATGTGGCAGACACAGTCAATGCGTTCATTGCAGCGCTTCAGAGTGATAAGGGTGTAGGCGAGGTTGTGAATTTCGGTTCGAACTATGAGATATCCATAGGTGATACGGTCAAGCTGATTGCCGATGTGATGGGTGTCGAGGTTGAAATCGAGACTGATGATGTCCGTCTGCGTCCGGCAAAGAGCGAAGTGGAGCGACTTTGGGCGGATAACGCCAAGGCGCAGAGTCTCTTCGGTTGGTCTCCGGCGTACGGCGGCATTGAGGGTTTGCGTCGCGGTCTTGCGGAAACTGCCGAGTGGTTCTCTGATCCATCGAATCTTTCCGGCTATAAACCCGGCACTTACAACATCTGA